The window GTGCAGCGAACAACAGAACAAAGCCTCACATCCTTGCAGACCGATTATATCGACCTGCTGTTGATCCACTGGCCCTCATCCCGTGTTCCGCTGGAAGACACACTGGATGCGATGAACCGGCTTCGCGAGCAAGGGAAAGTACGCCATCTGGGCGTCAGCAATTTCAATATCGCATTGCTCCAGCGTGCCCTAAAAACCGGTGTCCCCCTGATTACCAATCAGGTTGAATATCACGTCATGCTCAATCAGGATAAACTGATGACCTTTATGCGTTCACATGGCATGTTCCTGACGGCGTACAGTCCTTTGGCAAAGGGCAGACTTGTTAACAATCCGGTATTGCGTGAAATTGGAGAAAAACACGATAAAACCGATGTCCAGGTCGCGCTCAGATGGCTGGTTCAGCAAGACGATGTTGCCACGGTTCCCAAAGCATCCGGACCGGATAAGCGCAGAAAAAACTTTGATATATTTGATTTCGAGCTTGATTCCGAAGATCTGGAGCTAATTGACCGTCTGGAAAAAAACAGGCGGGTTGTTGATTTTCCCGGACTCTCACCGCAATGGGATTGATTTCGGTAGTCCGGTGCGCTGCACAAGCCGGAAAAACGTTATCTGTTTCAACGTTTCAATGATTACCTAATATTTTCTATCTTAAGTGTTCTAAATTAATTCATTAATTCAGTATTTAATCCCTCAGATTACCGGATTCTGAGAACTGTACCGGCGCTCTGAAAATAATTTTCAATCTGTTTACCTGCATCATTATGCCCCTCCTCCGTTTTCTCCCTCTCTTATCTCTGATACTGTTGTTTTCCAGTTGCACACTGTTCCGCACAACCGCCGAACCGGACGAAGATATTCCGGAAGGAGTAGTCGAAGTCGGCGAACCTGAACCGGTTACCGAGTATAATGAAATCCTTGAAGATGCCGAAACCGAAGAGGGGATGTTCAATGTGCATATGGTCGATGACAAACTCTATTTTGAGATACCGGATAAAGAGCTGGGAAGAGAAGTTCTGATGGTTTCCCGCTTTGTCCGTGCTCAGGAAGGAACAGGGTACGGTGGTATCCGTCTGAGCAACTATGTTCTCAGATGGGAAAAACGCAATGATGAAATTTTGCTTAGAAGCGTCATCCATCAGTCAACGGCAGATACCACCTCGTCTGTATACCGTGCGGTCAGAGCGGCAACATTCGAGCCGATCATAGCTTCCTTTGAAATCGAGGCCATAGGGCCCGACAGCCTCTCATCGCTGATCGAAGTTACAGATCTGTTCACCACT is drawn from Natronogracilivirga saccharolytica and contains these coding sequences:
- a CDS encoding aldo/keto reductase produces the protein MKYVKAGSEHIPALGFGTYLLSGQTCVDAVRDAVAVGYRHIDTAEMYGNEAETGEGIRQSGVSRNELFVTTKLWNDSLAPSAVQRTTEQSLTSLQTDYIDLLLIHWPSSRVPLEDTLDAMNRLREQGKVRHLGVSNFNIALLQRALKTGVPLITNQVEYHVMLNQDKLMTFMRSHGMFLTAYSPLAKGRLVNNPVLREIGEKHDKTDVQVALRWLVQQDDVATVPKASGPDKRRKNFDIFDFELDSEDLELIDRLEKNRRVVDFPGLSPQWD